Below is a genomic region from Phacochoerus africanus isolate WHEZ1 chromosome X, ROS_Pafr_v1, whole genome shotgun sequence.
CAGTAACAACTTGGAAACTGATACtgcattattttatgtttaacaaGGTaaggtttttatattttgtaaaatgttttgaaagaagTCCACGAAGTAATTCTGCTTTCTTGTTCCCAAATGCAGAGGTCTGAGAAAAAGCACATGGCCTTGTGAGCTTCTGGGTGTTGTCAAAACCAATTCTCTCTCAAGTACTGATGCCCAGATGCATTTACTGGGGATGGCAAGAGTCTCACTTAAGCAGTTTTTGTCGATATAAAGGGAAGCATCTTGGTTAAAATGTGAGGAGAAAGAAATCACACTGATTTGGGCAATTTCGGCTCTAATAATGTCTAATTTGGTATGAAAGGGGAACATGTTCTAAGTTAATGTCCTTAAAAGCAACTTCCaatttttgccttaaaaatatttactctatAAAAAAGCTGCTCAAGGAAGAGCTGTTTTATTGCATGGCACAGATTCAATCTACAGATATTATCTTAGAACTATTAAttaaggaattcccttgtggctttgAATATTCAATACCAGCTGTTATTCAcatcaatattttaatattttaccagAAAGATATTTAATGAAAAGAATTGATAAAGTTTAACTGTATAAAGTGCTGGTTAAATTTGTTCAAATAggccagaaggaaagagaagtaacattcattgagcacctattatatgcACAAGCCCTACTTACATATCTTGCTTAATCTTTATGACTATCCCATAAGGTggattttaattctcattttacaaacaagaaaactaGTATTCCAGAAGGGTTATATAACTTTCCTGAAGATACATTGCTAATAAATGGCAGAATTGGGATTTGAACCAAGGTGTCCCTGATTGCAAAGCTTGTTATGCAGAAAATTCTCCCCtcatatttcataaaatgttaacCTCGGCCCACAGCTGCATCACCATCTTTGTTGATGGGTTACTGGAGAGAAGTGTAAGTTGACCAAGTCTCAGttgcacagtgggaaaatatgGGTGGGATTAGAATGTGGTGAGAGTGGGTTGCTTGCACAGTGTGCTTCTGAAAGAATGTTCTTCTGTTCCCTCTTCATCAGCAGGGTATTCTGAGAGAATCCTTTGAAATTGAACTTAGTCCTAAGGTATGAACTTTTTCTGTTAGTCACCCTCAAGCTAGGTGATTTGTGATCATTTAAAAGTTACACCATTTAGAAGcctttcctggattttttttttttttttttttttgccatttcttgggctgctcctgcggcacatggaggttcccaggctaggggtccaattggagctgtagccaccagctatgccacagcaccgtgggatccgagccaagtctgcaacccacaccacagctcacggcaacgccggatccttaacccactaagcaaggccagggattgcacccacaacctcatggttcctagtcggattcattaaccactgcgccacgacgggaactcctggatttttttttttttagaaaaggataCAAGGAAGAGGGTTAGTTAAATGGGGAGATGAGAGTATATTGACTCTAAGGTGCAAAGGCAGAACTAGAGGTATACGCCCAAAGATAAGTCTGGAAAAGGATTAGtaaacatgaaaatgaatgatGGGAGCAGTTTGGTTCAATTATAATCTAAGGAAAAAAGCTGAGGGTTTTTGTATTTTGCTCCAGATCTAATGAGTTAATTTTGAAAAGAGCCAGTGATTGAATTCGTGCAAGGAGATGGCCTGGGGCCTGCTAAAAGTCAGGTTGCAATTTCCATAGCATTCAAGacaaccagaaaaataaataggacttttaaaagaaactacAAATTTTTTCCTATTCACATGTcagctggggaggggtggggtagggggctTGTCTCACACTTATGGAATTGGCTAGACCTGTGTGTGAAgtacacactggatttcaaagacttgatttaaaaaagaatgcaaactatctcattttttcccctgttgattacatgttgaaatgacaatattttagatctattgggttaaataaatatactaaaagtGATTTCAcctgtatctttttatttaattaattaattagtctttttagggccgaaccccacagcatacggaggttccctacaccacagctcacggcaatgctggatccttaacccagtgagcaaggccagggattgaacctgtgtcctcaaggatgctagtcagattcgtttctgctgagccacaatgggaactcctaacctgtaGCTTTTTAAATGGGGCTCACATATTTCTACTGGATGGCACTGGGATGGAGCACAGGCAGTACTCCCTTGGCTTCCTTCTGGAGTTGAGGCCCTTAGAGTGGCAAATATGGAAAAGGTGATGCCCAGTGCCAGGGGGTTtccattgcggtgcagtgggttaaggatctggccttgtctctgcagcTGCTCTGGTTGCCGCTTTGGcataggttttatccctggcctgggaacttccacatactgcaggcgtggccaaatataaataaataaaaaataggagttcccgtcgtggcacagtggttaacgaatccgactaggaaccatgaggttgcgggttcgatccctggccttacccagtgggttaaggatccggcgttgccgtgagctgtggtgtaggttgcagacgcggctcggatcccgcattgctgtggctctggcgtaggccggtggctgcagctccgattcgacccctggcctgggaacctccatatgccgcgggagcggcccaagaaatagctaaaaagacaaaaaaaaaaaatatatatatatatatatatagtcttccATAAAGCTAGGaccactttttctcttttctcctcagaGATTATGGACCTGATGTTTTGACTATTAGAACATCCTATTTATTCAACACTCTGAGTACCTTTGTGGATGGATGTCACTAgaagcatttcttattttttccaaatgcaaGCCTGGTGCATATTAAGGGCATCTTTCCTCactcccatccatccattcactcatagAAAATCTGTCTTATTTTTAGTCTCTTCATAGTAGAGCTTTCActaaattgccaaagcaatggcAAAAGCAATGTAACCATTCTTGCAAGGAATCAGTGAAAACTACTAAAGAAATGAGAATTACATGGGTTAAAAGAAATAGTATTTATCAAATTGAGGACTTTTAAGGCAACAAGGACTACCATATTCTAATACTAAACAGTGGCTTATTTTATTGCTCATGCAAAGCTTACATAAACTAATTGTTTGATTCCTTGTATGAATCATGTGTTTGGGCTTTTTGCTTTCCACAAAATACCAGGCCTATTGTTGACATCATAGATATTAAATATACACAAGGAATTGTATAGTGTACAGACTCTATACTAATAAAGGTggacatctttttttattatgctaGAGACCCCAGATATACACCATAATTCATCATTTCATACTTTCTAAATAAGTCATTTCCCCCATTACCCTTTAAATActttatagtattttattattgttggtACTGGAATtgagtgatcttttttttttattagagttagGGGACTCCTTTGCGGAGGTTGGCAAAAATTTCTGAATgccaaaagaaaactaaatttttaCAAACATGCTCTTCACATAACTACCCAGACATGCATTGAATGCACCAATCCAAGTCAGCTGGCACTAAAaagaacacaatattttaaacaaatgagtGGGAAATTAGTGGTACATCATTACTAGTCTCTGTGCTTTcagtaacttttcttttttctttttgtctttgtcttattagggctgtacccaaggttcccaggcaaggggtccattaggagctgtagctgctggcctatgccagagccacggcaacgccagatccgagccacgtctttgacctataccacagctcatcagctcataacaatgccagatccttaacccactgagtgagggcagggatcgaacccgcaatctcatggttcctagtcgaattcatttctgctgcgccacgacaggaactccagggttatAGTTTTTGGCCTACTGAATGCATGATGGTCAAATCTGTAACTACGACCTCAGGAGcactattttctgttttactgaCTCAGATTTTATCTACAAGACTAGGTATAAATAAGTTTGAAGAGACAGCATATTATTTAAGACAACTAACATTTTATAAAGGAATAAtcatgtataaaaatacaatcaAGAGCATCAATTCAGTTTAAAAAGCAATTGTTTCCTAGTACCCACTAGGAAATCAAACAATGGAATGCATTCTCTGATATATTTATTACAACTGTACCTTGATACACTACTGTACTTGAAGGTGATAAATACAGTAgaacaaatttcattttttactcaCACTGAACATGATTTGATTTGTAGTAATTACATATAAGACCACATATTAGGGTAACTGATAAaagggttttattatttttcaaaattaataaccCTTCATTTTAACCAAGAGCCCCACTGAAGAAAATTggataaattaaaacaaagggttttatttttatttattttttgtcattttagggccgtacctgcagcacatggaggttcccaggctaggggtcgaatcgaagctgtagctgccagcctatgccacagccacaatgcgggatccgagccatgtctgcaatctataccacagctaacagcaacactggatccccaacccactgagcgaggctaggggtcaaaccctcaacctcatggttcctagttggatttgtttctgctgtgccatgatgggaaatcccttacttacttacttacttacttacttacttacttatttatttatttatttatttatttatttatctttttagggccacacccatgtcatatggaggttcccaggctaagggttgaatcggagctacagctgccaccctacaccacagccacagcaatgccagatccaagatgcgtctgccacttacaccacagctcatggcaacactggatccttaatccactgagcaaggccaggaattgaatccgagtcctcatggatattagtctggtccattaaccactgagccatgatgggaactccaaaacaaagggTTTTACACACTACTTTGATGATCAAATTTGAAGCCTGAGGCCTGCTTGAGGAAATTCTCTTTCTCGTTTGCAAAAGCTGTGGGAGACCATTAACATTACAAGGTCAATTTCAGAAAATACTGATCTCTAAAATATCATGGTCTCACACCCTATGGGGACTTATGGATCTAACTCAATATGGCATGTGCAGACCTGATGACAGAAGTCAGCTCAAATatttcacacatttatttatttttgggggccacaccggcagcacatggaagttcccaaaatcggagctgtagctgccggcctataccacagccacagcaacaccagatccttaacccactgagcaaggccagggatcaaacccgcatcctcacggatactactcaggttcgttaccactaagccacgacaggaactccctattccacACATTTATAAACATAGAAGTTATTGGGTGCACCATCCATAAAGCTGGGTAGCCGCTGAAATTAGGCAAATGGCATAGTAATCCAAAGTGAATGATGAGGTTAAGGCCTCCACACCCAAAGCTGTTGGATATGGTGCAACTATGAACATGGGAAAAATTTCAGATTTGAACAGGTAAAGAAAAACCAGTATAGACTCAACACAGGTAAGTGAAACTGCCAGAGTACCAAAAGAAGTTCTTCAAAGGAGATTTCCCCAGAACTTGTTTGCTCCGCAGGAGTAGATAAACCTCAGCTGATAAAAGTtttatccaagccacagctgagagcTTGATTAACTGGGAAACAACACAGTTAAATGACATTATATTCTTTATAGTCACCACTCCAATTTCAGTATCTGCATAGAGAATTACAGAGGGTTACACTGAAATTGTGTATGATGAGGAACGCCACTAAATTAGCTCCCAGAAAAATTATTAATCtttataagtaatttttattttttctcacaggGATAGATTTCAACTTTCACTTTAACAGTGGCTGAGAACATTTCCTTTGCTGCTTGCTTGTGGATGTTGAGAAAGCAAATCCACTGGCACTTGCAAAGGCTTAGAACATAAACTAACACTAGAAGTAACAGAAACGTGAAGCTAAAAGTTGTACTTTAATCACAAAATCACAGAGATTTCATTTGCATATCTTAGAAAgctaaaaagttttatttttaaccaatCAGCAAAAATGTGCCAGATTTTTAATGTTCATAATTTAGAACTATCACATAAATATATTACTTATAAATATaagctttatttgtaaaattattctTAAACATTTCTTTCCAACACACTTGAAATTTTCATATgtgatttaaggaaaaaaacccatcctatttaaaaatgtactgCTAAACTTCAATGTGCGAATAAACCAGTGTCAccaaactgaaaaagagaaaaaacacagaaaagaaacatactGTGTTGGATATTTGTTTGTTACTACAAATGATGACAACGTGTCCTACATAGTGATCATATACATGCTCTTGTTTCACTTCTAGTCATTGTCAGAACCATTTGGAGGTAGGAAAATCAATGCATCACTGAAAATATGCCCAAATGCCCTAAGACGGTATACCCCATACATCATCACATGCATCTGATTAGGCGTCAGTCCATTAAAAGTAACAGCCATATCTGAACAACACCCTTCTACCACCTGGTTGGGGTGATTAGTCATTGCCTCTTTAATAAAAAGCCCAACAGATTTGGTATTAAATACATCTTTTCCTTCAGCGTCTTCTGCATTTTCTGCAAACACTCCAGCATATTTCAGGCAGACTGCTAGCTGCTTATCTTCAGATATCTTCCAAATCATCCCTCCCTGTTCGGGACACTTTTCAGGAATATCGAGAAGGCTGTTAAGTCTTTTCATTGATTCTATACTTAAGACAATTCCTCCTTCCACACTCACATATTCAAGGTCTCCAGATTTTACAGTGTGGCCTAGATAGAAAGGTTGTGATGGATCCTTTTTTAACAAAAAGTACTTTAAGTTTTCAATAATAGCAAACGTCGTGGGGCGTGCAAGGAAGAACCAGTTGTATTGGTCTCTATATTTATCAAAGGCGTATTTGTAAGCTTTTCTCATCATTAACCACATGTCATTTGTTTCCATGTTAATTGACTCAAACACTTTAACATTTTCAGAACTGAAGAACTCTGCTTTGTCACAGTGTTTGGTCCAAGTCTCTTTCACTGCAGCCCATAGACTCACATCTTTGGGTTTTACAAGGATGATACAGTATACCTGAAAGCTCTTACTGAGCTCCATGCGTTCATCCTCTGAAATTTTCAAGATATCTTCTTTATTAGGAGCTTGTAGGTGATGGTGCTCATGGTGGTGCATTCTATTTCCATGAAAAATCCTAATGTGTCCTAGCATAGTGATCAAGGCACAGAAAATGCTTCCGAGCATTACACCCTTCAAAAATGAACTGCTTTCAGAAAGCATTTTTCctataaagaagagaaagatccTTAAGATACTGAATAGAAAAAGATTAGTCTAGGGATTTGATTTGGTATTTCTACTATCCTTATATTTTGCTCttaacgttaaaaaaaaaaaacaaaaaacgggcTCCCAAGTTTGAAATTGAGTTAGTTGCAAATAGTACTAGAGAGTCTAAGAATTTTTTGCTTCCAATGGTATCTGATTACTGCCTGGTATAAACTGGAACTTTGCAGCAACACCTCTCTGTAGTAGAATTTTCTAGTAGGCTATTTTTGCACTTCATCTATGGGAATTGAATTAATCAAGTACTAAACTAAAGCACTAACCCCAGAAACCAATGTTACAGAGGTTGTCTGTCCATCATTCTCTTTAAAGGAGTTTTGTTtcgggagttccatggtggcctagtagttataagaatcagcattgccactgctgttggctcagttcaatctctggcttgggaacttccacatgccaagggtatggccaaaaacaaaacaaagtaaaggaGTTTTGTTTCACAAGCTTGCATTATGATGTTTAAATACCTCTGTGGATATAGATGGACTTTTATATCAAAAACTTAAATTGAACAGATAAAACTACCTACAACTGGCAAATTGCCAATAGTTTCTGTGTTGGCCTTTGTTCTTAACCTAGTGCTTTATTTAACTGATGGCTGCTGTCCTTAGGTGTTCTGAGTACATCCAAGGCAAGTTTCTTAAAATTGATACCATATACGTTAATATTTACCCTTTTGTTCTGAAGACTAAATGGTTTCCAATACAATATTCTAACTAACTGATGTAACAAAAGCCTATAATGAAAATAGTTATTTGAGAATTGAGTCAATATAGGCGTATCTGGGGACCATTAATGAGCATTATTATTTCCTCGAAAggcattttcttattctttgggGAAGTAAAAAGGGAAAAGTCTACACTTTCATttcaattagaaatgaaaagccaACATTAAATACAACTGTTGAGATTTTCCCAATCTCCCCTCTTTCTCCACAAGGAATGTTCTACTGAGCTACTTagattttccctttgtctcttAAAGTTAAAAGGAGTCTTAGAAGCTACCTAATGTAATTTTATAGATAGGTAAACAGAAGGTccacagaggttaagtaacaGATCTAAAGTTATAGTCAGCGATAGAATGGAACTAGAAATCAGATATCCTGACATCACCGTAATGACTTTTCTATTACAGAATAATGATCTCAACAGTGCTTCTACCCATATTATCGGAAATTTAATAAATTACTGAATAAACTTGTtttcctataaaagaaaaaaggtaagatCTGTTTTGATATTTTGCACCCAACATCAGTATGCTGCTACAAGGAAATCATTCCTTGGTTTTCTTCTAGAGGAAGTGGATTTTGACTTCCACTACCTTAGGACAAGGTGTGGAATAGCTTGACAGATTTAATTCCTACGCAGGGGTGGGAGCTGAGGTGGGGAAAGAGGTATGAAAGCTTTCCCGTGTCACTCACAGAACTTAGTCAACAAATGCAGGTCtaataaggaaaagagaattgACAGGAAATAAGCTCTACTTAGAATTGTCAGATGTACTCTAAAATGAATTAGTTTATATAGGATTTTGGCATTATACAATTTTCATCATTTCTGGATAATATATACTTCACTAGTGTCTCTCAGCTTGATACGGCATATGTATGTCAGAATCCTTCCTGATGGGGATACTTACTACTTTTGAATCATTTGCACAAATTTTTCTAAGgagcagcttttttctttttgccgtCAGAaaaggcaaccccccccccccaaaaccccaaaccccactAGAGAGGCACATGATAGGATATTCGATGCAAAGGAGAGGGAAACTTAAAACCGCACACGGGCACAAACGAGGCACAAACTACCAGAGTGGCTTTTGAGATGAGTCTTTTTAGATGAAGGTGGTTGGGGTGGAGTATGGAAAAGGGAGGAGGATGAGATGAAGAAGAGAAGTGAGGGGGGAAATCAAGACCCCGAGGAGGGGCCAAGGGAGCGCCTCCAGGAAGGCGGTGCTATATCTGCCTGACTCACGGTTCCTCCCACTGCACCTGCCCGGGGACCCCGCGCGGAGCATGCTGGGAGTGGGCCAGGGCCCAGGCCTTCCCCGAagaggggcggggctgggcctCTCAGGGGGCCGCTCCAGGTGCCGGCCGATGCCCCTGCACTCACCCGCGTCTAGAACGGCTCAGGGGAGGGAAAGCGCAGCCGCGCACGTCTTTCCTCTCACGTTCGCGCGCCACTCGGTTACGTTCCCGGTCGGGCTGCTCTAGATGCAGGCGGTGTCTTCTCGTTGGTTTCACTAAAGGTGGGGAGGGCCAGGAAGTGGACGCCACGACAGCGCGGGCAGCGAGGCGGGGCAAAGGAGCCGCCAGGCGGGGCCGTCGGCCCGCGCCGACGTCGCAGGGGCCGACACGCACGCAGCGCGccccttctccccgccccccgcggAGTTCAGAGGCGCGCGTCTTGGCGTGACCCGCACGCTCGCCCGTACCCAATGGGACGCCCGAGAGTCGTGCGTGCGTACGACCCACCGACACCTCCCACCGGGGCACCTTCCTGGCGTGGAAATTGCGAGAGTTAAGTAGTGCCTTGCAGGAGGCTGGGTTCCTGCGGGCTCGCTAGGTGGTTTCTCTGAGGAGCCTCTGCGGCATTGCGCTCTCACCTTGACCAGAGGGTGCTCCAGCCAGTACTCCCGGGCTGAGGTTAAATGCAGTGAGCTAGTCATCGAATTATGAGGGCAAGAATTCGCTATGGTTATTGGAATGCCATCTGAAGCCCTACTGTTCGGAATCCAGTCCTGTCTTCACCGCGTTCTTTGGTATGCTGGGGAAGTTACTTCACCTCAGTTCCCTCCTTTCTAAAGTACAGAAAATACCACAGTAGTGCAGTCTCACAGAGGACGAAATGAGATAGTGCCAAAGACCCAGCCTAGAGTAAGCATTCATGAACTGTTAGCTGTTATGTTATTCATCCACATAGCACTAGCGCTTAACTGCCAGCACGCAGTGGACAATACGTATTTGTGGAAGTAATGATTGTTAGAGCTACAGATGAGAAACTTTCTAAAGGGCACGCAGTAATTAACGGGAGAGGTGAAACAAGAATTCAGCTCTAATTACAAGTGTAGAGCTCTCTTTCCGCTAAATATGtgatatgtcttttaaaattcacGTTTGTGGAAGAAAGAGCTTTATGCTAAAAAGCATACATTCTtacaagttttttaaatgtactgttAACAGAGTACATCCAAATATCTTTGGTGACAACACAGGCCTAATTTCCTAAAGGCACATTTTTGAGTATTGGCAATGACCCAGTTTAAGTGGACTGAAGTTTTCAGGAAGCACTGAAATAATGAACAAATAGAATAGATTTTAGGTGATTACTATCCTGGCAGCACTACCGTGAACAAAATTAGCcccctgccttcaaggaactcTCAGTCTAGCAGGGAAGAAAGACATCAAACAATTCATTACCAATGCATGAACTGTGGTGGTGGTATGTTCTGCAAGGGAATATAGAGATGAATTTTAGAACTAGAAAAGAGCTTAAGACTGCAGAGTATCTCCactatattttgttaaataatatatattgccTATTGTCATATATTATTGTTGGTGCAAGTTCCTGTGCCCAGAGCATGGTgaagccaaacaaactgaaacgtcgaagtttggagcagagaaaagtttaCTGCAGGGCCCTGCAAGGCCACGGGGGGAGTGGTTCGCAGGGTAATTGAGGAGCTTTtgcacagttctctgattggctgatgatGAGGTCATGATTCTTAGGCTCTAGGAGGTTTGGGGGCTGTGTTCTCagggtcatcaagtagttaacattttCCACTTGGTGGGGGGgattttcacatttgtaaaacaagTAAGGAAATAGGCATCTGAGGTggttatctaggtacttcagagaggaggtaaagcagaggatatggagGAAGGGCCAGTCCAGGGAAAGCCCTATAGGGGCTTGCTCAGTTAGATTATACGTGAATAaacgtgtatgtatatatatgtacataagtGAAACAAGTTAGAGAATGTAATATTATATTTtggtgaaaacaaaattttatatatgcgCACATATGTTTGCTGAGTTTGTATGAACAAGGGGAGTTAAAATCTCAGCAGGCTTATTAATATTGATCACATCAGGAGGTCGAGGTGCGGCTGATTAGCTGATTAGTTTTGTCTTTATACATCCTCGTATTGCTTTTGTTTCACTGGTTAtgacaacatttgttatttttgagtTTGAAGAACAGCAAATAAAGGGATCTTTAAAATTAGAGGGATAAAATGAATAAGAAGGAAAGATAccaataaaaataccttttaaagagTGCAGAGAGCCAGTCTCTCCTTGCAAAAAGGGACCAAGGAAAGACAGAAACGGCACTCAAAATTCAGAGACAGTGACaaggagacaattttttttttttttgtctttttagggcggcacccatggcatatggaggttcccaggctaggggtcagatcagctgtagctgccggcctacaccacagcaattcaggatccaggtggtgtatctgtgacctacccactgagtgaggccagggattgaaccctcatcttcatggatactaatcaggttcattaccactgagccacagtgagaactccccagaCAAGGAGACGATTTAAAATGCTGCTtctttgcaggttcgatccctggtcttgctcagtgggttaaggatctggcgttgcccgttagctgtggtataggttgcaggagccgctcagatcctgcactgctgtggctgtagtgtaggccggcagctacagctctgattcgacccctagcctgggaacctccatatgctgtgggtgtggccctaaaaagatcaaaaaataaaataaaatgctcctTCTTTCTAGTACAGGAAAGAATACCAAACTGAAAATGC
It encodes:
- the C1GALT1C1 gene encoding C1GALT1-specific chaperone 1; its protein translation is MLSESSSFLKGVMLGSIFCALITMLGHIRIFHGNRMHHHEHHHLQAPNKEDILKISEDERMELSKSFQVYCIILVKPKDVSLWAAVKETWTKHCDKAEFFSSENVKVFESINMETNDMWLMMRKAYKYAFDKYRDQYNWFFLARPTTFAIIENLKYFLLKKDPSQPFYLGHTVKSGDLEYVSVEGGIVLSIESMKRLNSLLDIPEKCPEQGGMIWKISEDKQLAVCLKYAGVFAENAEDAEGKDVFNTKSVGLFIKEAMTNHPNQVVEGCCSDMAVTFNGLTPNQMHVMMYGVYRLRAFGHIFSDALIFLPPNGSDND